In the Wyeomyia smithii strain HCP4-BCI-WySm-NY-G18 chromosome 2, ASM2978416v1, whole genome shotgun sequence genome, one interval contains:
- the LOC129720259 gene encoding uncharacterized protein LOC129720259, producing the protein MYYRTKDMFEGHLDDDVESTASQRTIAGETHDIKDAIKLLLETQQQILLRQHATSVALSGKVSNCPPAAPESDVSNSAPHLNVRLPAINVPAFSGDRKGWLTFKDIYQSTIHGRNDVSDSLKMQYLFSYLEGDAKRLVKKFTISSANYVKA; encoded by the coding sequence ATGTACTATCGTACAAAAGATATGTTCGAAGGTCATCTGGATGATGATGTGGAATCGACTGCCAGCCAGCGGACAATTGCAGGAGAAACACACGACATAAAGGATGCAATAAAGTTGCTTTTGGAAACTCAGCAACAAATATTGCTACGGCAACATGCGACATCAGTAGCGTTGTCAGGAAAGGTATCGAATTGTCCACCTGCTGCTCCTGAAAGTGATGTATCGAATAGTGCTCCTCATCTCAATGTACGACTTCCAGCTATTAACGTTCCAGCTTTCAGCGGTGATCGCAAAGGATGGTTAACCTTCAAGGACATTTACCAATCGACTATTCACGGCCGAAATGACGTTTCGGATTCTTTAAAAATGCAGTATCTGTTTTCTTACTTGGAAGGGGATGCTAAACGTTTGGTTAAAAAGTTCACTATTTCTAGTGCGAACTACGTAAAAGCGTGA